The genomic DNA GGTCTTCGCGTTTTAATACTCCGAATTCAATATTCAAAATACGCTCCTTTTTTACCCAACTTCCATCAATGTAATATACATAATACAATACAATAAAGTAATAGTTTTTTCCTATATTATTTCGTATGAAACCAAATCATTTTTTAACTTTCGCCTGCGCTGTCATCTTTATGGCAGGCACTGTGACTCATACAAATGCAAAAGTCATACAAACTTACAACGAAGACATTAAAATCGTCAAAGTAAACGACAGCAATTTTGAGAATGAAATTCTGCATTCCAAAAAGCCGGTCATCCTGGAAATTTCTTCGACCAGCTGCCCGCCATGCCTTATCATGATTCCGACGCTCATCAGCATCGCGAAAAACTACAGCGACATTAAAATTGCCTCGGTCGGTATCGACGAACCGGGCATAGAAAAAATCAGGGCGTCGCTCCCGATCCAGGCATTCCCCACATTCTTCCTCATCAAAGACGGCAAGATTGTGAATAAATTAGTCGGCGCTGTCAAAGAAGAAGAATTGCTCGCGGCCTTGCAGTACACGCCCAAAAGGAACGCTGCCAAGCCCGCCAAAAAAGCAAAGAATTCTCCGAAGAATCTTGTATGCAAAACGAACGGCCAGTTCAACGGCCTCAAGAATCTGGTGACCATCTCGTTCGTATTCGGCGCCACCGAAATCGAAAATGTCGACATCGTGACCGACGTATTCGTGCCGCCTGAACTTAGCGACAAGCGCGAACAGATGATTGAACATGTGCGCGCAAGCGGCAAGGGCGAAGTCACGCCCACCATGACCGGGTTCCGCATGCATATCGACAACAACTGCCGATTCATGAAAGCTATGGACATGAAACGCACCTCGACCTACGGCGAGATGCGTGCAGGCCTTGAACTGCAAGGCTTCAGCTGTCAGTAAACACCAACAAAGAGATTCCCGATCGAGTCGGGAATGACAGTGGAACATTACTGTTTCACGTAGCGCACATACGCAAAGCGCTTGCTATCGGGGGCCCAGGAATTCACGTTAATCGTGCCTTGGCCGCCGAACAACTTTAGAATCGTACGCGGCTTACTCCAGCCGGTTTTATCGCTACCCGTCATCAAGCGAATTTCCACATTCTTGTTAGGAACATGTTCGCCGGGGCGCACGTCGCGCTCATGGTAAGCGAGCATCACGACCTTCGTGCGGTCGGGCGAAATATGCGGGAACCAAGTATTCCAATGCGCATCGAAAGTCATCAGCGTCTGCTCGGAACCATCGGCCTTCATGCGCCACGCCTGCATACGGCCAGTGCGCACTGAATTGAACCAAATGTATTCGCCATCGCAGTCGTATTCCGGGCCATCGTTCAAGCCGAATGCTGTCGTAAGTTGCATTTCGTTACCGCCCGCAGTCGGAATCGTATAAATATCGTATTCGCCATTGCGTTCGGCACAGTAGGCGAGCATCTTGCCATCCGGCGTAATGCCGTGCAAGTAACTCGGAGCAAGCGGCGTCACCAGTTCCGGCATGCGGCCGTCATAGAAAATCTTGTAAATGCGCGAAAGCCCGTCTTCTTTAGTATGGTGACTCACGTAAAGTCCCGTGCCATCGGGCGCAAGCACATGGTCGTTATTGCAGTTGTCCACAAAGTAACTCGGCACCTCAGCCACGTCGCCCGAGGCGATTTCATATTTGTAAATGCGACCTTCGCTATTGAAGGTGAGGAACTTTCCGTCGGCACTCCAGTTGGGCGCTTCAATCACGCGGTCAAATTCATCGAGCACTTCGGACTTGCCCGTTTCAATATCGAAAACTTCAAGAATCGACTTGTCGCCGCTACGATCCCAAACCTGAGCGGGGGAGAGCTCGAACGGGTAAGACACACCCCATGCTGCACGAAGTCCATCCATCTGCGTCATCATCTGCATGGTCTTAGTGTGCGGCATTTCGGCACATTCCTTCTGGCCTTTTTCAAGGGCAGCCTTGCAGGCCAGCACTTCGTACTCGTAGCAGTTTTCAATGCGTGGGGGAGCGATCGATTCCAAAAGCGTGCCCGTCTTATCGAACAGCTGGATTTCAACCATGTCGTTCAAGTTCTGCACGCGAATGAATCCGGCTTCGCCGTATATCACGCCTTCGTTCTTGAGCGGCGCCACCATCGAAGTTTTTAAATGCGCCACCTGGCCATTTGCATAAACCAAATCAATCCAATCCGTGGCATCGACACCCGTATCGAACTTGACGCAATGCGTTTTCGTCTGAACAATATGATTTTCGGCGCCGGCAATTTCATCATCCGTCAAGAAGATATCCGCAAAAGTCAGGCTGTAAATACCCAAATCCAAAAGGGCACCACCCGCAAGTTCCGGCTTACGCAAACGCTCGATATGCGAAAGCGGCATCGAGAAATCTGCCTCCACGCTTTCGACCTTGCCAATCTTGCCTGCCAAAATCAAGTCCTTGACCATCTGCACCGCAGGCAAAAATCTCGTCCACATCGCCTCGCTCAAAAACACGCCCTTTTCTTCGGCAAGCGCAATCACTTCAGATGCCATCAGCGCGTTTGCGGTAAATGCCTTTTCCACGAGCAAGTTCTTGCCGTGTTCCAGGCAAAGCAGAATGTTATTGTAATGCTCGGAATGTGGGGTAGCGATATAAATCAAGTCGACCGCCGGATCTTTCGCAAGTTCCTCGTAGCTGCCGTAGGCACGGCCAAAGCCATAATCCTTCGCAAATTTTTCGGCCTTTTCCAGCGAACGCGATGCCACCGCATAAGCCTCTACGCCACGATTTTCAATTGCCTTTACCGCCGCGGCCATCTTAGTCGCAATATGTCCACACCCAAGAATTGCAAATTTCATCATATCCTCAATATACACTTATTTCTCGTGAAACTCACACAAAACATGCCCTATAAATGGACTCACGTGTAAACATCAAAAAAAGCCCAGCTTTCGCCGGGCTTTTTGTCGTAATACTAAATCGATTACTTTTCAGAAAGCTTTGCGGTTGCCTTCTTCTTGAAAGCTTCCACGATCAAGTCGGCAGCTCTCTTGTAAGCGTCCACAGATGCATCGCGGTGCATGTCGACAACGCTGTTAGCATACTTGGCAGACTGATCGCCTTCGAGCTGTTCCCAGCCGCGGTCAGTGTAAAGAACCAGGTTGCCGTCCTTGTCAACAACAGCAACGTTCATCGTCACGATCGGAGTCACGTTGCCAGTAATCTTGGTCATCATGCCCCTCTTGTAGGCAAAGAGGAATTCAGCAACGACAACGGCGTCAACGTTCAGGGACTGGCAAAGCTTGCCAAGAGAACGGAGAGTAGCAACTTCAACACGTTCGCCATTCACGTAGTGAATGCCGTTCGGCTTCACAGCTTCATAAGGAAGCTTGCCCAGGCCTTCCGGAGCGATAAAGCGGTCGCGAGTGAAGATATCCTTAAGCGTTTCGGTCAGGTCCTTGTTCACGAGGGTTTCCTTGACGTCTTCGTTGTTGATGACTTCGCCAAACGGAATGGCTTCCCAGCCGTCAACGGAATCGAACATCTTGTTGAGTTCGTTAGCGCCATGAGAAACAACAGTCTTCTGACCTTCGGTGAAGATTTCAACGTTGTCCTTAAGAACGTTGCCAACTGCCGTAAGGAGGAGGTTTTCCTTCTTGCCTTCGACTTCTTCAATGTCCTTATATTCTTCGTTACTTGCAACGCTAACAACAGCAATCTTCTTCACATTGCCGATTTCAGGCTGCTTCACATGAACACCGGCACAAGAACAGAAGAACAGTGCCATGCCGCACAGTGCGATAATCTTTTTCATTTTATACCCTTTTGGTTCTCGCTCTTTCACCACGAAAAAACGTATTACAAATATAACAACAAATTAAAAATATTTCATTTCATTTACACAAAAATTACACAAAAAGTTTTTTTATGTACCCCATTATCTTACTTTATTTATATATTTGCGCGAAACTTTCACAAACGGGATAAAACAGGAGAACTTTCATGAAATTGAATCCCCGATATATTAAGTTGTCCGCTGCCGTAGTGGCAAGCCTTATTTCCGCCTGTACTATCGAAGTGGAAACTCCCACCGACGATAACGGCGTTCCGTCTTACACGAATAAACTGTCGGAACTGTACGAAATTGAATGTAATGCAGATCGTGCCGGTTCCAAGGTTTTCGTCAACTATGAACAGATGACGTTCGAATGCGATGGTACCCAGTGGAATGGCGCCTATCCCGGCCAGGATTCCACAAAGCGAATTATCGCTCCCGTGGTCGACCGCAACTTTGCTTTCGGTTCCGTTGTCGATACCCGCGACGGCAAGACTTACAAAACCATCAAGATTGGTAAACAAAACTGGTTCGCCCAGAACTTGAACTATAATGGCATCGATAGCTGGTGCTTCGACGAAATCACGAACTGCGCCGAAGATGGCCGTTACTATTCTTGGTACGGTGCCATGGATATTGACGAAGACATTTGGCTGATTTCTCTCGATGTCATTGAAGATGAACATCAGGGTGCATGCCCCGATGGCTGGCACGTTCCGACCCTTTCTGAATGGGAAGATCTTTTCACTTATGTTGCCGGCTCTTCGAATTACATGCTCTACGAAGACAGCATCGCCTACAAGCTCCGTTCCAACTTCGGTTGGGAATACAACATGAACGGTTGGGACGTCTACGGTCTCGCTCTCACTCCGAACGGTTACTATGATCGCGTAATCGACTTCAAAGTCACCTCGAAGACAACTGCTATTTACCAGTGGAGTGCAACACCGGAAAACGGCTACCGCACCCACTCCAAATATTTCGATATGAGTGACGACATGATTTTCATTGGTACAGGCTACGACAACAGAAATGGTATGTCTGTCCGTTGCGTCGAAAACTCTGAAAGCCTGAATCCGAACGAAACCAATCCTATCGACGACGATCCGATTGTCGCCCCGATTGACGATCCTATCGATACTCCGGTTGAAACCCCGGTTGATCCCGTCGAAGTGATTACCACTCCGGTTGACACTACCAGCCAGACTACCGAACCGGCCGGCCCGACTGGCGACGTCGTTTCCTGCAATATGGAAATTTCCATCATGGGTATGACGACCAGCTCCTGCGACGAATACGCTGCTGGTTCTGCAACTGCCGAAGCCGCTGCCGCCCAGTGCGTTTCGGTTGAAGGTTATTACACTGCAACGCTCGGCAATGGCTGCCCGACCAACTACACCAAGAAGTGCGTCGTCAGCGACGAAGCTACCGTCTACTTCTACGAAGAAGAAAACGCAAACCAGGATTGCAGCGACCTCATCCAGACCAAATAAAGAAATTCATCCTTAAGGTTCGGGCCTTCATCCTTTGCGGGGTGAAGGCCTTTTTTTATCAACACTTCTTGTTCTAGTCCCAAAATCACTTAACAGCGTTCAAAGTCGTATGTTGATATAATGTTGAAAATTAAAAATCGTTATTCCACAGAAATCGGGGATATAACACAACATATCCACAAAAGCACTATGTTTCACGTGGAACATTGTTTTTTTCGGCTAGTTATTTCCACAATCTATTGTCAATCCTGTTAAACAAATCCCAAACTTATCCACCAAAATGAAAAACACCGAGCTCCACATGAAGTTCGGTGTTTGTAAAATGTTTATAAAAGTTATCAACAATTGGCTTGATTGTTGCACGTGAAACTAGAATTTCACGGTACGCGGAGCAGCTCCGAAAGCGTAGAACGTAGCAGTCGCGTCCTTAAAATAGAGCACTTCAGTGTTCGGATCTTCGACAGAATACATGGACTTGAGTTCAGGATAGCAGTCGAGCATGTGGACCTTGGGCTCGCGGCGGTCATCACGCACAAGCGTACCTGCCAAACGGAGCCACTTGTTGCCTTCGGCATTCATGGCACAAATTTCGACCTTGCCGTTTTTCTGAATCTGCTTGGAGCAGTCCTTAACCTTAGATGTCTGAATATAGAGCTTGCCCTCGAAAATTTCGATAGTGCCGAAAGGGCGAACGCGCGGCTGGTCACCGTCGACCGTTGCCAAAAAGTAGGCGCCACATTCCTTGATGAAGTTCTTGACTTCTTCCATTATAAATCTCCTGTTAATGTTCTTTCCTATTCATAATATAGTAAAAAGAACTAATGCGAGGTCGTAATAAACCGCGTATAAATTTCTTCCATTTGAGTAGAGAAACAGCAGAAGATTACCTTCTTGACTTTTTTAGCCGGATAATTCTGGACCGTCTTCACGGCAATCTCGGTAGCGGCTTCCCAAGGGTAACCATAAACGCCAGTCGAAATAGCAGGGAAGGCGACCGTCTCACAAGCATTCGCCTCGGCAAGATCCAGGCAACTTTTATAGCAAGATTCCAGGAGTGCCGGTTCACCATGCAGGCCATCCCGATAAATCGGACCCGGAGTGTGGATAACAAACTTTGCCGGCAACCTGAATCCCGGAGTGATTTTAGCCTTACCCGTTTCGCAACCGTTCAAGGGGATGCATGCCTTCAAGAGCTCCGGACCCGCCGCCCTGTGAATAGCTCCATCAACACCGCCACCACCCAAAAGTGAACAATTGGCGGCATTCACAATCGCATCCACATTCAGTTTGGTGATATCACCTTGAATAATTTCAATCTCAATCATGTAAAACCTCAACTATAATATAGATAAAGATATTCCAACAATAACGTTGATTATGTGAATAGATGTTGAAAACTTTATTTTTTTACCCTCTCTTTTTGTATATATTATAGTGGGGTTATTATGAAAATCGAACATATTGCCATCTGGGTAAAAGACATCGACAAGGTGTGTGAATTCTACCGAAAGTATTTCGGCGGGGTAGTTCACCCGATTTATCATAATCCGGCAAAACAGTTCACCAGCCGGTTCGTCACCTTCGACGATGGCGCCCGGTTGGAAATAATGCACCGCCCCGATATCGATCATGTTTGGCCTGTAACTTCGTTACAGTCCGACATGCTCACGCTCGGTCATGCCGGTGTGCAAGCACCCCGTCGTGACACTCGCGATCGCATGTTTCACGTGGAACACTTAGGTTTTGCACACTTATCTTTTTCCGTGGGTTCAAAAGGAGAGGTGGACCGTTTAACCAAACAAATGTATGCTGATGGAATCCAGGTGGTAGGGGAACCCCGAACCACCGGCGACGGGTATTATGAAAGTGTGGTTCTCGATCCCGAAGGCAATAGGGTAGAGATTACAGTTTAAAAAAGTGGAGGGGATATATGAGGAGAACATTCATTATAATAATAGCGGCATTTTTGAATGCCTATGCGGTTGACTGCATCCGACACACATTCAATTATTTCGCAACGAACTTTCAGGATCACGCCCTCATCATGCCCGGCGAAACGTTGCCGGATAGTCTCTATCAGGAGCAAAACGGGCTGGTCTATACCATCAAGTATCACTGGACAGGCAATCACCTCGACAGTATGAACCTGTACCAATCTTGCCTTGCCCGTAATGTCGAAAAAAAATCCACCTACATTCCCGACTGGAAAATCGACTCCACCAAGGTAGGCAAGGTCAAGAAATACGACTGGAAATCTCTGAAAGACGGATGGCACTTTACGGTCTACCGCGGAAAAGATTCCGTCTATATCGATAATGACAATGAACAACACCAGATATTCTACTTCAAAAACGATACCATTTACGAAGTCAATAACTGGGTTCCCAGGAATTTAAAAACATACCGCGACCCCGACAATAAAAACAAGTGTATTCGAAAAAGCGATAATAACTTTATCATCGACACTTATGAATATGAAATGAAGGGGAACACCCTCATCCAGAAATCAATCAAGTTCGACTACAACAGATACGTCAAAGCCCCCGGCCCCTGCTACGGCGGCAATGAATACACCACTATATATTATAAGAAGTGAGATGTGGAATGTGTAGTGTGAAATTTTTGGCCTTTAAATATGTTCCACGTGAAACCTTATGAGGCGAGTGAAGCAGAAACAAGCTTGCTTGTTTCTATTTCCGAGCCGATTAAGGTAGGACACGAAGTGTCCAAACGTAACCTCTGGCGAAGCCAAAGGCCGAACATATAATCAGAATTTCTAAAACTTTTTACTATATTTTCCTATACGAAAAAACTGATCTTCATTCTATCCTTTATCGCACTGAATGTGCATGCTGCGAACTGTCTTGATTTTTCTCGCAGTGCTTATCTCGAATACGGACTTAATAACAATTATCGACTAGATAGCACCTATAGCGTATACCTCGTAGATGATGGCAAAACCTATTTTTCATCCTACAAGTATTATTACACCGATAATAGTTTAGATAGCATCGTCGAATGCCAAACTAACGGAACATGTGACACCCAAAAACTTAAACAGACAAGAAGAACAACAGATTCTACAATTGAATTAACAATTACCGACCTCCATTACGGTAATTCTGAAGTTAGAGTTTTTGTTCCAGGAAGGGATTCATCATACAAATATATTTATGGTCAAAACTCAGGTAATCCGGATTCATTGGAAATAATTATCCACTTTTTTTTGCACAACGATACACTGTATATTGATGAAAAATGGATTACAGATGGAACACCCTATACATTTATGAATTTTACAATAACCCCTGATTCCAAGAATGCAAACATATGCAACATGACTGGATATACAATAGAGAAACAAGACGACCAACAAATCAAGTCAATTAAGGATACCTTTCAAATATTCACAGAAACTACAGAAACAGGATTTATTGCATCCTATAGCAATACCGATACAAAACTTTTCTTTGTCAAGGTCGGTCCCAACTCCTCCACATCGATCCATCGCAAAGTTCGCCCGACAGTCAATTACAAAAACGCAAAACACTTCGACCTCCTCGGCCGCCCCGCCAACAGCAAGTACATCATAAAAGTCAACCGATAATATCTAAAAGGTCTCCTTAAAGGAGACTTTTTATGTTTCACATGAAACATGCGATTACGAGTGTCGCAAAATATGCTTGCATATTTTATGACCAAGTATGAGCATGTCGGACACGAAGTGTCCAAACTTTTTTTATTAGCGAGGGATATAATCAACAACAAATATGCTCATCGTCTAGACGAGCCTGGCTGCGTCGGCCAAGGAATGGGAGGGTGCAGGGAGGGAACCGTGCGGCCTTCGCAACTCCGAGCTGGGTTCCCTCCCGCAAATAAAAGAATTATTCTGATTTCCTTAAGAAGTGTGAATCCTATTCACACAAAATCCACATTTATCAAAAACTTATCCACGGATATTTTTAAAAAGTGAAAGGGCGCAAGCCCTTTTTTGTTGTATTCACATTTCATAATACTAAATTGTTCCACGTGGAACGTTCCTATAGAAACAACAAAAACCAGCAGAATCTTTTGAACCAGTTCTTGACAGAACATGGTGTGCAGCTGTCCGAAGATGTACTCGGCAAGCTTTATGATTTTGCAGACTTGGTAGTAGAGACCAAGCAGTTTGGTAACCTGATTTCGGCAAAGGACTCCGAGAAGTTCTTGAGCAGACACATAGCCGATTCGTTGGTTCCCTATATATATATTAGAGAAGATCTCTCGTCTCTCGTCTCTTCTCTCTCGTCTATCAAATGGGCCGATATGGGTGCGGGGGCAGGTTGCCCGATTTTCCCGCTCGCCATCGTAATGCCCCAGGTGGAATTCTTTGCCGTCGAACCCCGCCACATGCGCGTGGAATTCATGAAGTTCGCCAAGGAAAAACTGCACCTGGATAACCTGACCGTCGTGGGCAAGCGTTTCGAAACTTCGGGACTTGCCTATCTGGACTATGTGAGTTGCCGCGCCCTTTCGACTTTTGAAAACGACTGGGAACGTGCCCAGCCCGGTTTGAAGGGCGGTGGAAAATTCCTCACGCTGAAAAGTTTCAACAATATTGTTCACCTGGAAAATGATCCGGCAGTACACATATATAAATATGCACTCCCGCAGGAAGAACAAGTTTACGCCTTAGTCACTCGAGGTAATGAATGAGTAAAGTGATAGCAGTCTGCAACCAGAAAGGTGGCGTGGGCAAGACCACGACCGCCGTCAACCTGGCCGCCAGTTTTGCCGCATTAGAAAAGAAGACACTCCTTATCGACATGGACCCGCAGGGTAACGCGTCGCAGGGTCTCGGCTATAATGAACTTCAGGATGTGGATATCCACGAAGTCCTGAACATGGCCGACAATCCGGACAATATTACCTATGACAATATCAAGGAAGCTATCCTCGATACGAGTCTAGATTACCTCAAGGTCATCACTTCTGGCCCGGACCTCGCCGTCATGGAAATCGAACTGGTGAACGCCATGAGCCGCGAACGCCGTCTCGAACGCGTGATGAATGTACTCAAGCAGTCTTTCGAATTCATCATCATCGATGCTCCTCCGAGCCTGAACCTTTTGACGCTGAACGTGCTGACCGCAGCCACCAGTGTCTTGATTCCAGTGCAGTGCGAATACTACGCCCTGCAGGGTATGACCGAACTTTTCAAGACTATCCGCGAAGTTCAGAAGAACCTGAACGCAAACCTCAAGATCGAAGGTGCGCTCCTCACCATGTACGATTCCCGCCTGAGCCTCTGCAAGCAGGTCGCCGAAGAAGTACGTGAAAACTTGAGCGACACCGTTTTCCAGGCAATGATTCCGAGAAACGTGAAACTCTCCGAAGCACCGAGCCACGGCAAGCCCGCCATCCTTTACGATGTACAGAGCAGTGGTGCACAAGCGTACATGAAACTCGCCGAAGAAATCTTGAATAAGGGAAAGTAATAAATGGGTAAAAAGTCTTTCGCATTGGGTCGCAGCCTCGCCGATATCCTCAAGGATCACTCCGCTCCGGCAGCATCTGATATTCAGCAGTCCAATCCACAATCCGACGAAAATGCTTCGCAAAACGCCGTCGAAAAATCCGAAACTGTTGATAACTCACAGAAAGTCGTTGAAATCAACGTCGACCTTATCGACCCGAACCCGTTCCAGCCGCGTAAAGTTTTCAGCGACGATGAACTGGTCGAACTTGCAGAATCTATTGAACAGCACGGGTTGATCCAGCCGATTGCTGTTCGCAAGGTGGGTGACCGTTACCAGCTCATCAGTGGTGAACGTCGTACCCGTGCAACCAAGCTTGCCGGACTTCCGACCATCAAGGCCCAGGTTTATGAAAACCTCGACGACAAGGCCATGGCCGAATGGGCGCTCATCGAAAACATCCAGCGTGTCGACCTGAATCCGGTCGAAGTCGCCAAGTCTTATCAACAATTGATCGATAATCACGGCTATACTCACGAAGATTTGTCCAAGATTGTGAGTAAGTCGCGCTCTGCAATTACTAACAGTCTTCGCCTTCTCAAACTCCCGGAAGTAGTACTTTTGTGGATAGAAGAAGGAAAAATTTCGGGCGGTGCCGCTCGCGCCCTCTGCAGCGACAAAATCCAGAATCCCGAAGAAGTCGCCAAGCGGATCATCGAAGAAGGCTTGAACGTTCGCCAGATCGAAGCGATTGCCCGCGGCGAAGATATTTCCAAACCGCAGGAACCGGAACAGGCTGCACCTGAAGCTGAAGACCAGCCGGAAATTCACAAGCCCGAAGTCGAAGCCAAGCCGAAGCCGGAACTCAGTGCCGACATGAAACAATTCGAGTCCCGTCTCGAAACCTATTTCGGAACAAAGGTCCAAATCAACCCAAGTGCCTCAACCGAGACCAAGGGTTCGATTGTTATTAACTATTATTCCATGGACGACCTTAACCGAATCCAGGAACTCATGGAACGCTAAATGAGCAAGTACTATAAAGTCCAAATTATTCCGGAAGACTCCAAGGAAATCAAGAGTTACCGCATCAACAGAAAGTGGTTTTTACTCTTGAAACTTTTCCTTATTGCCGCGGTCATCGCTGCAGGCTTTCTGATATATAATGCAGGTCGTATCGGTCGCATGATGGCGAACTACGAAAACATCCGCATCGCAAACGGCCAGCTTGTAAAACAGAATGCCAACTACGAAGAACTTTTCATGAGAATCGATTCGCTCTGGGTTTTAGAAGAACGTATCCAGAATATCCTCGGCACGTTCATCGAAAACGATTCGGAAAAGGTCAACAGCCTTATCGACAAGAGCAGGTTCGCCCACACGCCTTCACAAAAAATCGATGTCGATTATGAAGGTGGCTGGAAACCGCACGAAGACAAGGTCCGCCTGGAACATATTCCAAACGTGATTCCTGTTGTCGGAATCGTGAGCAAAAAATTCAGTGAAGCAAACGACCACTTGGGAATTGATTTTTCGGCACAAGCAGGAAACCCGGTATTTGCATCGGGTAGCGGCGTTGTAGAATTTGCAGGTCAACAAGACGAACTGGGCAACACGGTCATCATCGATCACCAGAACGGTTACAAGACCAGTTATTCACATTTAAAAGATATTCGTACCCGCAAGGGTCGCAATGTCGGGAAAGGCGAAATTATAGGAACAGTCGGGAATACGGGAAACAGCAGCGCACCGCACTTGCACTATTCTATAAATAAAGATGGCAAGGAAACAGATCCCGAGCTTTTCATCAATTATTAAATCAACCAAAGAGGTAAAAAATGGCTACTAAAGAACAGGAAATCACTCAGATCGGTCACAGCGTGACAATCAAGGGCGACATCAGCGGCAATAGCGACGTGCGCGTTGCTGGTAATGTCGTTGGCGGCATCTCTATCGAAGGCGAACTCATCGTCGAACGTCAGGGCGTGGTCCAAGCTGAAATCAAGACCACTACTGCTGTGATTGCCGGTTCTGTCAAGGGCAACATCGAATGCACTGACAAGCTCATTCTCGAAAGTACCTCTCAGTATGAAGGCAATATCAAGACCAAGCGTCTCATTATCCAGGAAGGTGCAATCTTCCAGGGTAACTGCCAGATGGGTGCTCCTCAGGTCGCTCCTGCCCAGGCAGCTCAGCCTGCAGCACAGCAGTCTGCTAAGCAACAGCCTGTCAAAGCACCTAAGGATTTAGACCTCTAAGTCAAATCCACACCTATATCAATAAACACTAATTATTTATATAAATGATAATGGTAATTAGTGCCGTGAATAGTGGATAGAATTGTGAAGATGAAAACATAACTCATTGATGGTCAAAAAGTTGCAAAACTAAAATTGATGAGGAAAAATGTTGAAAACTTTCAATCTGTTCACTTTTTTCAATGTTGATAAGTGTTGAAGGTGAGTTTTCAATACCAATTCACATGCGGTACACCGTTTTATGTTGAAAATCGGTATGATATGGCTCACATTTGGCAAGAAAGTGGTGTAAATCATAAACTTAGCGGCAATATAATATTTATATTGTTCAAACAAAATGTCTTCAAAGATGCTTAAAATAGGTCAGATATCCGATATCCATATTGGAAACGGAGAAGAGCTCGTTCAGGGGATCGACGTATGCGCGAATTTCCTTAAAGCTCTGAATTCTGACTCTATGCAAAATTTGGATCTCTTGGTGTTGTCCGGTGACCTTGCTGAAAATTCGCAAGCGGCTGCATACAAGCATGTAGCATCTTTATTGAAAGACTACAAAGTTCCGGTTTGTATCATTCCCGGTAATCACGACGACCTCAACATCATGCGGAAGTACTTCGACCTTGAATCCAAGATTCATGGTGACAGATGTTATTACCGTTATGACCTGGGTGGAAGGACTATCTTCTTTTTAGATAGTGGATGCGGGAATGTTTCACAGGATCAGCTGACATGGTTGCAGGAAGAAGCTTCGAAGATCAAGGGCGAAGTCATTCTGTTCATGCACCATCCGCCTTGTTTCTGTGGCCACCGGTTCATGGACTTGCGTTACCATTTGGAAAATATGGTTGAAGTTCAAGAAGTACTTGCTGGTATCAAGAACTTGACTCATATT from Fibrobacter sp. UWB10 includes the following:
- a CDS encoding M23 family metallopeptidase, giving the protein MSKYYKVQIIPEDSKEIKSYRINRKWFLLLKLFLIAAVIAAGFLIYNAGRIGRMMANYENIRIANGQLVKQNANYEELFMRIDSLWVLEERIQNILGTFIENDSEKVNSLIDKSRFAHTPSQKIDVDYEGGWKPHEDKVRLEHIPNVIPVVGIVSKKFSEANDHLGIDFSAQAGNPVFASGSGVVEFAGQQDELGNTVIIDHQNGYKTSYSHLKDIRTRKGRNVGKGEIIGTVGNTGNSSAPHLHYSINKDGKETDPELFINY
- a CDS encoding polymer-forming cytoskeletal protein; the protein is MATKEQEITQIGHSVTIKGDISGNSDVRVAGNVVGGISIEGELIVERQGVVQAEIKTTTAVIAGSVKGNIECTDKLILESTSQYEGNIKTKRLIIQEGAIFQGNCQMGAPQVAPAQAAQPAAQQSAKQQPVKAPKDLDL
- a CDS encoding metallophosphoesterase; this encodes MLKIGQISDIHIGNGEELVQGIDVCANFLKALNSDSMQNLDLLVLSGDLAENSQAAAYKHVASLLKDYKVPVCIIPGNHDDLNIMRKYFDLESKIHGDRCYYRYDLGGRTIFFLDSGCGNVSQDQLTWLQEEASKIKGEVILFMHHPPCFCGHRFMDLRYHLENMVEVQEVLAGIKNLTHIYAGHYHHQFEVNMGRQIVHVAPATQFQIDPNVPYFNLKSAAPGWQLIEWGEKFLETTVYFE
- a CDS encoding ParB/RepB/Spo0J family partition protein codes for the protein MGKKSFALGRSLADILKDHSAPAASDIQQSNPQSDENASQNAVEKSETVDNSQKVVEINVDLIDPNPFQPRKVFSDDELVELAESIEQHGLIQPIAVRKVGDRYQLISGERRTRATKLAGLPTIKAQVYENLDDKAMAEWALIENIQRVDLNPVEVAKSYQQLIDNHGYTHEDLSKIVSKSRSAITNSLRLLKLPEVVLLWIEEGKISGGAARALCSDKIQNPEEVAKRIIEEGLNVRQIEAIARGEDISKPQEPEQAAPEAEDQPEIHKPEVEAKPKPELSADMKQFESRLETYFGTKVQINPSASTETKGSIVINYYSMDDLNRIQELMER
- a CDS encoding ParA family protein translates to MSKVIAVCNQKGGVGKTTTAVNLAASFAALEKKTLLIDMDPQGNASQGLGYNELQDVDIHEVLNMADNPDNITYDNIKEAILDTSLDYLKVITSGPDLAVMEIELVNAMSRERRLERVMNVLKQSFEFIIIDAPPSLNLLTLNVLTAATSVLIPVQCEYYALQGMTELFKTIREVQKNLNANLKIEGALLTMYDSRLSLCKQVAEEVRENLSDTVFQAMIPRNVKLSEAPSHGKPAILYDVQSSGAQAYMKLAEEILNKGK